The Ictidomys tridecemlineatus isolate mIctTri1 chromosome 6, mIctTri1.hap1, whole genome shotgun sequence genome includes a region encoding these proteins:
- the LOC144378457 gene encoding uncharacterized protein LOC144378457 — translation MSFYASLGLRGFPRGLLRGSWPSVDVLLSPLITPRSEGHKEAQQRPGSPANTVPAVLTSLRKQTASDQRENVQVTAHTSALRPGGVLGGRGRCFTGSCRGATRRPPSARNRRAALTFLPGRVHLGFPGGACGERAAVNRVTAHGLLPSPGPLFTLAGRGKRSRPAEGLNAAPGGAGRRLVGLNRLAARCTLGVEVRAPEVSLVRTRTAPRAGLAARSADTPARKSGDLQFPPPVSLKLRGAWEGLGRQGSGSRGGLQRGRRVAFPTHSPFACPGIPDASASWLPQHPGASMCWDPFTFTFPP, via the coding sequence atgTCATTTTACGCGAGCCTGGGCCTCCGGGGGTTTCCCCGAGGGCTGCTGAGGGGCAGCTGGCCTTCCGTGGATGTCCTGCTCTCTCCTCTGATAACCCCCAGATCAGAAGGGCACAAGGAAGCACAGCAGCGGCCAGGCTCCCCGGCTAACACGGTCCCCGCGGTCCTAACCAGTCTTAGGAAACAGACGGCCAGCGACCAACGAGAAAACGTGCAGGTCACCGCACACACGTCTGCGCTGCGGCCCGGCGGGGTCCTAGGCGGGCGAGGCCGCTGCTTCACGGGCAGCTGCCGGGGCGCGACCCGCCGGCCCCCCAGCGCCCGGAACCGCCGCGCTGCGCTCACCTTTCTCCCCGGCCGCGTCCATCTCGGCTTCCCGGGAGGAGCCTGCGGAGAAAGGGCGGCGGTGAACAGGGTCACGGCCCACGGACTCTTGCCCTCTCCTGGCCCTCTCTTCACCCTCGCCGGCCGCGGAAAACGAAGCCGCCCCGCCGAGGGTTTAAATGCAGCGCCGGGCGGAGCGGGCCGCCGATTGGTCGGTTTGAACAGGCTCGCCGCCCGGTGCACCCTGGGAGTTGAAGTCCGAGCACCGGAAGTGAGCCTAGTGCGCACGCGCACTGCTCCGCGCGCTGGCTTGGCTGCGCGCAGCGCGGACACTCCTGCCCGGAAGTCTGGGGACCTCCAGTTCCCGCCCCCGGTTTCGCTTAAGCTACGGGGCGCTTGGGAAGGGCTAGGGAGACAAGGCTCGGGAAGCCGGGGTGGTCTGCAGCGTGGGAGGAGGGTGGCCTTCCCGACGCACTCCCCTTTTGCGTGTCCTGGCATCCCCGACGCCTCTGCATCCTGGCTCCCGCAGCATCCTGGGGCATCGATGTGCTGGGACCCTTTTACCTTTACTTTCCCGccctga